The Vibrio tubiashii genome includes a window with the following:
- the moeA gene encoding molybdopterin molybdotransferase MoeA, translating into MGCCDAPGLMPIEEAMDKMLSPIKPIQTTLQLPLAEAIGFVLAEDILSPIFVPPFDNSAMDGYALRLADLAANNVMPLAGKSFAGQPFDGEWPQGTCIRIMTGAKIPDGCDAVIMQENTEVLEQGIQFNQSDVKPQNNIRPMGDDIKQDDVVLNKGARLTSRDIPMIATLGISHVTVVRKPRVAFFSTGDELKPLGEPLAEGQIYDSNRYGIKPLIENFGCEAIDLGIIPDCPETLKATFEKAQTLADVVVTSGGVSVGEADYTKDILEELGQIGFWKLAIKPGKPFAFGKLSTAWFCGLPGNPVSAVLTMYVLVQPLLAKLAGHTEWAAPESIPATTRSAFKKAPGRTDYQRGIYSIEDGKFVVETTGNQSSGAFRSMSLANCFVVLERERGRVEVGETVNIQLFNPTLY; encoded by the coding sequence ATGGGATGCTGTGACGCACCTGGCTTGATGCCAATCGAAGAAGCGATGGATAAAATGCTATCGCCAATCAAACCTATCCAAACGACCTTGCAACTCCCACTTGCTGAAGCTATTGGTTTTGTCTTAGCAGAAGACATTCTTTCTCCTATTTTTGTCCCTCCTTTTGATAATTCGGCGATGGATGGCTACGCGCTTCGCCTAGCGGACCTTGCAGCAAACAATGTAATGCCTTTGGCTGGAAAGTCTTTTGCAGGACAACCGTTTGATGGTGAATGGCCACAAGGAACATGTATTCGCATTATGACCGGAGCAAAGATTCCAGACGGTTGTGATGCAGTGATTATGCAAGAGAACACCGAAGTACTCGAACAAGGGATCCAGTTCAATCAGAGCGACGTAAAACCACAAAACAACATCCGACCTATGGGTGACGACATCAAGCAAGATGACGTTGTTCTTAACAAAGGTGCTCGTCTCACCTCTCGTGATATCCCTATGATTGCTACTTTGGGCATCAGCCATGTAACCGTTGTACGTAAACCGCGCGTTGCCTTTTTCTCGACAGGTGATGAGCTAAAACCACTCGGTGAACCATTAGCTGAAGGTCAGATCTACGACAGTAACCGCTACGGTATTAAGCCACTGATTGAAAACTTTGGTTGTGAAGCCATTGATCTTGGAATTATTCCTGATTGTCCTGAGACCCTTAAAGCGACGTTTGAAAAAGCTCAAACACTCGCGGATGTGGTGGTGACTTCGGGCGGCGTTAGCGTCGGTGAAGCCGATTACACTAAAGACATTCTTGAAGAGCTTGGGCAAATCGGTTTTTGGAAACTAGCAATTAAACCGGGTAAACCTTTTGCCTTTGGTAAACTCTCTACTGCTTGGTTCTGCGGTTTGCCTGGTAACCCTGTATCAGCCGTATTGACGATGTATGTGCTAGTACAACCACTACTGGCTAAATTAGCTGGACATACAGAGTGGGCAGCGCCTGAGTCTATTCCTGCGACGACACGCAGCGCATTTAAAAAAGCACCTGGTCGTACAGACTATCAACGTGGCATCTACTCAATCGAAGATGGCAAATTTGTTGTCGAAACCACAGGCAACCAAAGTTCAGGCGCATTCCGTTCCATGAGCTTAGCTAACTGCTTTGTCGTTCTTGAGCGTGAGCGTGGCCGTGTTGAAGTCGGTGAGACAGTCAACATTCAGCTATTCAACCCGACCCTATACTAG
- the folE gene encoding GTP cyclohydrolase I FolE, whose translation MSGLSESAKLVKDALERRGLETPMAPNQFNREEKKEKIQHHMREILSLLELDLTDDSLEETPHRIAKMYVDEIFSGLDYSNFPKITVIENKMDVSEMVRVKDITVTSTCEHHLVTIDGRAAVAYIPRGKIIGLSKINRIVRFFAQRPQVQERMTQQILVALQTLLESDDVAVTIDATHYCVKSRGVMDATSETTTTALGGIFKSNPATRHEFLHGIR comes from the coding sequence ATGTCAGGTCTTAGCGAATCCGCAAAGTTGGTAAAAGATGCGCTAGAACGTCGAGGATTAGAGACGCCAATGGCTCCTAATCAGTTCAATCGAGAAGAGAAAAAAGAGAAAATTCAGCACCATATGCGTGAAATTCTCTCTCTACTAGAGCTTGACCTTACCGATGACAGTCTAGAAGAAACACCGCACCGTATTGCGAAGATGTATGTGGATGAAATCTTCTCTGGTTTAGACTATTCAAACTTCCCTAAAATCACGGTGATCGAAAACAAAATGGACGTGAGCGAAATGGTTCGCGTCAAAGATATTACCGTGACAAGTACTTGTGAGCATCACCTTGTAACGATTGATGGGCGAGCAGCGGTAGCTTACATACCTCGTGGTAAGATCATCGGTCTTTCGAAAATTAATCGCATTGTTCGCTTTTTCGCGCAGCGTCCACAAGTTCAAGAACGTATGACGCAGCAGATTTTGGTTGCTCTACAAACGCTACTAGAATCGGATGATGTGGCGGTAACAATCGATGCAACGCATTACTGTGTTAAGTCGCGTGGCGTTATGGACGCAACTAGCGAAACAACCACGACTGCTTTAGGCGGCATTTTTAAATCTAATCCGGCAACAAGACACGAGTTCCTTCACGGGATTCGATAG